The following proteins are co-located in the Desulfovibrio legallii genome:
- a CDS encoding BMC domain-containing protein encodes MIETFGIVFLMEGADAMIKAADVELIGYENVASGYCSALTQGDVAACEAAVAAGVSAVHAMGAEVYSRCVIPTPHPHLVKLVRRYVLP; translated from the coding sequence ATGATAGAAACCTTTGGCATTGTCTTTCTGATGGAAGGGGCCGATGCCATGATCAAGGCTGCGGACGTGGAGCTCATCGGCTACGAAAACGTGGCTTCAGGCTACTGCTCCGCCTTGACGCAAGGGGATGTGGCCGCCTGTGAAGCCGCAGTGGCGGCCGGCGTCAGCGCCGTGCACGCCATGGGCGCAGAGGTATACAGCCGCTGCGTCATCCCTACTCCCCACCCGCATCTTGTCAAGCTGGTCAGAAGGTACGTGCTGCCGTAA